Part of the Nocardioides perillae genome is shown below.
CCACTCGGCCCCGGACGCCCGACGGGCCGACGGCGAGGAGCGTGCGAGCCTCAAGGACGTCGTCGCGGCGTACGTCGGGCTCACCAAGCCGCGGGTCATCGAGCTGCTGCTGCTCACCACCGTCCCGGTCATGTTCTTCGCGGCCCGCGGCGTGCCGGAGCTCGGCCTCGTCGTCGCGACCGTCGTGGGCGGCACGCTCTCGGCGGGCTCGGCCTCGGCGCTGAACTGCGTCTACGACCGCGACATCGACGAGCAGATGCGCCGCACCCGGCGCCGCGCCCTGCCGCGCCACCTCGTCTCGGCCCGGGCCGCCCTCGTCTTCGGCCTGATGCTGGGCGTCGTCTCCACGCTGGTGCTCTGGTTCTTCGTCAACGAGCTCTCGGCGTTGCTGGCGCTGGGCGCCAACGCGTTCTACGTGCTCGTCTACACGATGGTGCTCAAGCGGCGCACCACGCAGAACATCGTGTGGGGCGGGCTGGCCGGGTGCTTCCCGGCGCTCATCGGCTGGACCGCCGTCACCGGCGAGCTGGCGTGGACGCCGGTGGTGCTCTTCCTGGTGGTCTTCTTCTGGACCCCGCCCCACACCTGGGCGCTGGCGCTGCGCTACCGCGAGGACTACGCCAACGTCGACGTGCCGATGCTGCCGGTCGTCGCCCCGGCCCGCACGGTCGCGCGGCAGATCCTCGCCTACTCCTGGGTGATGGTGGCCACCTCTCTGCTGCTGTGGCCGGTGGCGGGGACCGGGTGGTTCTACCCCGCCGCCGCCGTCGTGCTGGGCGCCGTCTTCCTGGTCGAGGCCCACCGCATGCTCGGCCGCACCGCCGGCACCGAGTCGCTCGCCGAGATCCGGCCGATGCGGTTGTTCCACCACAGCAACCTCTACCTCTCGCTGCTGTTCGTCTCGGTGGCGCTCGACCCGCTGCTGACCCGCTGAGGCACGGACCCAGCCGGCCGCTGAGCCGCTGAGCCGCGCCACGGAGCCGAGAGCGGGTCAGGTGGTCGCGCTGCGCCGGCCCGCCTCCCACAGCGCGGCCACCTGCCGCGCGGTCCGCTCGACCTCGGCGGCCGCGCCGGCGAGCAGTTCGGGGAGGGCGGCGGGTCCGGGGACGGTCGGCAGCACCGCCACCGCGCCGGCGTCGACGACCTCGTCGGCACCGGGCCCCAGCGAGCCGCCGAGCACCACCACCGGGACCCCGGCAGCCGCGGCCGCGGCGACGACGCCGGCTGGTGCCTTGCCCCGCCCGGTCTGGGCGTCGACCCGGCCCTCGCCGGTGACGGCCAGGTCGGCGCCGCCGAGGCGGCCGGCGAGCCCCACCGCGTCGGCGACGAGCTCGAAGCCGACGCGCAGCCGTGCGTCGAGGGCGGCGAGCGCCGCCGTGCCGATGCCGCCGGCCGCCCCGGCGCCGGGGGTGTGCCGCTCGTCGCGCCCCGTCGCCGCCGCGAGCACGTCGCCCCACTGCGCGAGCGCGGCGTCGAGGGCGGCGACCTCGCCCGCGGCCACGCCCTTCTGCGGCCCGAAGACGGCGGTCGCGCCGCTGGGCCCGAGCAGCGGGTTGTCCACGTCGCAGGCCACCTCGACACGCACCTGGCCGGCGCGCAGGGCGGGGTGCAGCCCGTCGAGGTCGAGGCGGGTGGCGGACGACAGCGCCGCGCCACCAGGCGGCAGGTCGCGCCCGTCGGCGTCGAGCACGCGGGCGCCGAGGCCGACGAGCAGGCCCGCGCCGCCGTCGTTGGTGGCGCTGCCGCCCAGCCCGAGCACGAGCCGCTCGGCGCCGTGGTCGAGGGCGTGCGCGACCAGCTCGCCCGTCCCGCGGCTCGTGGCGCGCCCCGGGTCGCGCCGCGCTTCGGCGACCAGGTGCAGGCCCGAGGCCGCCGCGACCTCGACGACCGCGGTGCGCCCGCCGTCCACCCGGCCGTAGGCCGCGTCCACCGGGTCGCCGAGCGGCCCGGTGACCCGGCGGGTGACGAGCTCACCGCCGAGCGCTGCCACGAGCGCGTCGACCGTGCCCTCGCCGCCGTCGGCGAGGGGGACCTCGTCGTAGTCGGCGTCCGGCCAGACCGCGACCAGGCCCCGCCGCACGGCCGCGGCCACCTCGGGCGCGGACAGGCTCTCCTTGAAGGAGTCCGGCGCGATGACGACCCGCACGTCGGCCGCCGTCAGACCGCGACGAGGGAGAGCACCCAGACCACGGCGGCGGTCGTGAGGCCCATCACCAGGGTCGCCGCGGTCTGGGCGCGGTAGGCCTGCGCGACGCTCATCCGGGAGAACTGCGTGACCACCCAGAAGAAGCTGTCGTTGGCGTGCGAGACCGTCATCGCGCCGGCGCCGATCGCCATGACGACCAGCACCCGGCCGAGGTCGGAGTCCATGCCGATGTCGCCGAGCAGGGGTGCGACCAGCGCCGAGGTGGTGACCAGGGCGACGGTGGAGGAGCCCTGCGCCGACTTGAGCGCGGCAGCCACGAGGAAGGGCATCAGCACGCCGATCCCGAGGCCGGAGAGGTTCTCGCCGAGGTAGTCGCCGACGGGGCTGGCCTGGATGACCGCGCCGAAGGCGCCTCCCGCGCCGGTGATGAGCAGGATCGGCGCGCTCGCGGTGAGGCCGTCGGCGACGTCGTCGTGGAACTGGTGGCGGCGACCGCGGCCCTCGCGGGGGCGCACGAGGGCGAGCGCACAGCCGAGGCCGACCAGCAGCGCCACCAGCGGCTGGCCGGTGAAGGAGACGACCGAGGCGAGGGTCCCGTCGCCGAAGGGGGCACTCGGCAGCGCCGCGACCGTGCCGAGGCAGATCAGCGCGATCGGGACCAGGATCGGCGCGAACGCGGCAGCCGGGCTCGGCAGCCGGCCGTAGCGCGCGCGGAGGGCCTCGACGTCCTCGGTGACCTCGGCCAGCCCACCTGCCTCCTCGCCGTCGGGCTCGACACCGCGGAACCGGTTGGCCCACAGCAGGCCCGCCAGCGCCGCGGGCACCGCGACGCCGAGGCCGACGAGGATGACGAGGCCGAGCTGGTCGGCGAGTCCCAGGTTGCCGGCGGCGGCGATCGGCCCGGGCGTCGGCGGCACGAGGGTGTGGGTGGCGTAGAGGCCGGTGGCGAGCGCGACCGACATCGCCACCAGCGAGGTGCCGGTGCGCCGGGCCAGCGACTCCTTGAGGCTGTTGAGGATGACGTAGCCCGAGTCGCAGAAGACCGGGATGGAGACGATGAAGCCGATGATCGACACCGTGAGCGTCGGGTAGCGCGGCCCGAGCACCTTGACGACGGTCTCGGCCATGGTGACCGCGGCGCCGGAACGCTCGAGCACGACGCCGATGACCGTGCCCAGCACGATGACGATGCCGATGCCGCCGAGGATGCCCCCGAAGCCGCCGGTGACCGTCGGTACGAGCTCGTCGAGGGGCAGCCGGAAGCCGAAGCCGGCGAGGAACGCCGCGAGCAGCAGCGCCAGGAACGGGTGGGTCTTGAGGGCGGTCGTGGCCACGACGATGAGGGCCACCACGACGACCAGGACGAGGACGAGGTCCACGGTGCCTCCGGTGCGGACGGGCCGGCGGGCGCCGGCAGTGGTGTCCGTCACGCTAGGGCGGCGGTGTCTGCCGGCGCATCATCCACCTGCACGACGTCAGACCGGTGGGGCGGCCCTCTCCTCGTGCGGCTGCACCAACGTGGGCCAGCGCGGGTCACGCACCGCGCCGAGCAGCAGCCGGGTCGACCCCAGCGGGTCGCGGGCGTCGGCGCCGCTCAGGGCGGCGAGCCGGTCGAGCCGGTAGCGCAGCGTGTTGCGGTGGACGGCCAGCGCCTCCCCGCAGGCCGCCAGGTCGCCGCCGTGCACGACGTACGCCGCGAAGGTCGCGGCCAGCACGCCGTGGCGGTCGGCCTCCGCCAGCCGCGCCCAGGGTGCGGCGACCTCGGTGAGCCGCCAGTCGTCGGGCAGGTCGGCCAGCAGCACGGTGGTGGGGTCGTCGGCGTAGCGCCGCTCCGGAAGGCCCGCTCGCCGGGCGGCCCGCAGGGCGGCCAGCGCCGTGCGGTGGGAGCGGGGGAGGGCGAGGTCGGCGGGGAGGTCGGAGAAACGGGCGCCGACGCCGACGCGCACCCGCGCGCGCAGCGGCCCGAGGTCGCGCAGGGCGCCGTCGGCACCGCGGGGGTCGGCAGCCAGGACCAGCAGCTGCTCCGACTCGACCAGCGCGCTCAGCGCACTCGGGCCGCCTCCCGCCGCGGGCGCGGCGTCGAGCGCCCGCTGCGCGTCGCGCAGCAGCGTCGCCGGCTCGCCCTCGAGCGGCTCCAGCACGAGCGCGACGCGGGGGACCGCCAGGTCGATGCCGAGCTCGTCTGCGCGGACGGCCGCGGCGTGGGCGGCGGCGGGGCGGTCCGGGACGTCCGCCGGGTCGGCCACGAGCGCGCGCACCAGCGCCTCGGTGCGGCGGCGGCGCCACGCCGCGTCGTCGAGCACCCGCGCCTGCTCGACCATGAGCTCGGCGGTGGTGGCCAGCAGCCGGCCCACCTCGCGCAGCTGCTCGGGGTCGCCGGTCACGCCCACCGCGCCGACGACCTCGCCGCGGTGGACCAGTGGCACGTTGACGCCCGGGCGCACCCCGCGCAGCCGCCGGCCGGCGGCCTCGTCGACCTCGACGGTGCGACGCCGCGAGATGGCGAGCAGTGCGCCCTCGTGGGTCTCGCCGAGCCGGGCGGGGTCACCGCTGCCGATGATCGTGCCCGCGGCGTCCATGACGTTGACGTTGTGCCCGAGCGTCTCCATCACCCGGTCGGTGATCCGCTGGGCGAGCGCCCGGTCCAGCGCCGCCACGGGGCCCGCCGTCAGGCCGTCGCGGCGGGGGCGGTCCCGCGCGCTCGGGTGCGCAGCAGCACCCAGGCGGTGCCGGACGCGAGGAGCGCGGCACCGAGCATGTGCACGCCGACGAGCACCTCGGGCAGGCCGGTGAAGTACTGCACGAACCCGACGGCACCCTGGGCGAGCTCGAGGACGAGCAGCGCGCCGGCGGCACTCGCCAGCGCCACCTCGCCGCGCCGCCGGGCGACGACCAGCAGCGCGACCGTGGTCGCGACCAGGACGTAGACCGACCACGCGTGCACGTGCGAGAGCAGCTGCGGGTCCAGGCCGGTGCGCCGCGACTCGAGGTCACCGGAGTGCGGGCCGCTGCCGGTGACGACGGTCCCGAGGTAGAGCGCCACCCAGCCGAGGGCGAAGGCGCCGAGCGCGAGGCGCGCTGACGCCCGGCCGGCGGCCGCGCGCGGCCGGCCGCGGACCGCGTCGAGGAGCCAGGTGCACAGGACGATGAGCACCATCGAGAGCATGAAGTGCAGCGACACGACCCAGGGGTTGAGGTCGGTCAGCACGGTGACCCCGCCCAGCACGCCCTGGGCGGGGATGCCCAGGAAGACCGCGAGCGCGAGCAGCGTGACGCGCCGGTCGCCGCGGCCCGGGCGGCCGACGGCGCGCCAGGCGGCCACGAGCGTCGCGACCGCGACCGCGGCGAGCACGAAGGTCAGCAGCCGGTTGCCGAACTCGATCGCGCCGTGCAGGCCCAGCTCGCCGTGCGCGACGTAGGACTCCTCGGTGCACCGCGGCCAGGTGGGGCAGCCGAGGCCCGAGGCGGTCAGCCGCACCGCGCCGCCCGTCACGACGATGAGCACGTTGGCGACCAGGTCGGCGACCGCCAGCGGCACCAGCAGCCGGCCGGCGACCGGACGGTCCGGGCGCAGCGCCACGTGGCGCCGGCGCGGCGCGCCGGTCGCGGCGGTCGGGACGGGGTGGTCGAGCGTGGCGGTCACCGTGCTCACTCCCAGGTGAAGAGCTTGGCGGCCAGCGCGGTGCCGAGCACCGTCCAGCCGAGGAGGACGAGGAGGGGGACGACGGCGACGCCGCCGTCGATCAGCGCCGTGCGCATGGCGTCGCCCAGGGCCGCCGAGGGCAGCAGCTGCAGGACGTCGCCGGCCGCGCCGTAGGACGTGCGGGGCAGCACCACGGCCCCGCCCGCCATGAGCAGCAGGTAGACGAGGTTGGCCGCGGCCAGCGTGGCCTCGGCGCGCAGCGCACCCGCGAGCGCGAGCGCCAGCCCGGCGAAGGCGGCGGTGCCGAGCAGCGCGGCGAGCAGCGCGGCCGGCGCCCCCCGCCAGGCGGGGTCCCAGCCGAGTGCGAGCGCGACGGCCGAGATGACCACGACCTGCAGCGCCTGCACGAGCAGCAGTGCGCCGACCTTGCCGAGCAGCAGGCCTGTGCGGGGCAGCGGGCTGGCGCCGAGCCGCTTCAGCAGGCCGTAGCGCCGCTCGAAGCCGGTCGCGATCGCGAGCGACGTGAACGACGTCGACATCACCGCCAGCGCCAGCACGCCCGGCGCGAGCACGTCGACGGTGGGGTGCGCGAACTCCACCCCGAGGCGCCGCGCCCCGAGCACGCCGCCGACCAGCGCCAGCACCGGGATCACCACGGCCAGCAGCACCTGCTCGCCGTTGCGCACCAGCAGCCTGGTCTCCATGGCCGCCTGGGCCCGCACCTGGCGGTGGTACGCCGCAGCGAACGGCCGCGGCGCGAAGGTGCCGGCGGCGGGTGCCCCGGCCGGGGCGGCGCCGCCCGTGGTGGCGGGCTCGACGGTGCTCACGCGGGCACCGCCTCACCGGTGAGCCCCCGGCCGGTCAGCTGCAGGAAGACGTCCTCGAGCGTGCGGCGGCCGAGGGTGAGCGACTCCGGCACGACGCCGTGCCGCTCGCACCAGGCGGAGACCGTGGCGAGCGTGGAGGCGTCGGCGGTGCCGGTGACGAGCAGGCTGTGGGTCGTCAGCGGGGTGACCTCGACGTCGCCGCCGAGCGCGGTGCGCAGCGACTCGGGGGCGTCGGGAGGGAAGGGCTGCACGACGACGAGCCGGATGGTGGCGCTGCCGGTGCCGCGGGTCAGCTCCGCCGGGCTGCCGCTGGCGATGACGCGGCCGCGGTCGAGCACGTGCACGAGGTCGGCGAGCTGCTCGGCCTCGTCCATGTAGTGCGTGGTGAGCACGATCGTCACGCCGTCGCGCTGCATCTCGCGCAGCAACCCCCAGGTCGTGCGCCGGATGGCCGGGTCCATGCCCACGGTCGGCTCGTCGACGAAGAGCAGCTCCGGGCGCCCGACGACGGCCATCGCCAGGCTGAGCCGCTGCTGCTGGCCCCCGGAGAGCCGGCGGTAGGGCGTGCGTCCGCACTCGGCCAGGCCGAGGCGCTCGACGAGCATCCCGACGGGCAGCGGGTGGGCGTGCATTGCCGCGACGTGGCGCAGCATCTCCTCGGCGCGGGCCCCGGACCACGCACCACCCGACTGCAGCATCACCCCGATGCGCGGCAGCAGCTCGCGCCGCTGCCGCACGGGGTCGAGGCCCAGCACGCGCACGGTGCCGCCCTGCGGGGAGCGGAAGCCCTCGCAGGTCTCGAGCGTGGTGGTCTTGCCGGCACCGTTGGGCCCCAGCACGGCGGTCACGGAGCCGCGGGGCACGACCAGGCTGAGGCCGTCCGCTGCCACCGTCGCGCCGTAGCGCATGCGGAGGTCCTGCACGACGACCGCCGCCCCGGCGGCGTAGCCGGGGGAGCCGGGGGAGCCGTCCGCGTCGGCTCGCGGCGCCGCGAGGACCGGCTCGGGAGTGGGGGGCACCTCCCCAGTGTAGGAAGGTGGCGAGCCCGCGCCGAGCCGGCGAGGTCGCCCGCGACGTGAGGCCCGTCACCGCCCGGTCGGGGTTAGGCGACCCTTGCTTGAACGGCCCCGGCCATTAACGACACACTCGTGTTGTGGAAATCGCCGGCAGCGCCCTCGACACGTCCTCCGCGGACGCGCCGACGCGTGCCCGCGTGCTCCGCTCCATCGTCGAGCACGGCCCCTCGACGGCCGCGCAGCTCGGCGACCGCCTCGACCTCACGCCGGCCGCGGTGCGCCGCCACCTCGACCACCTCGTCGAGGAGGGCGTGCTCGACGCCGGCCAGCAGCGCGTCTACGGCACCCGCGGGCGCGGGCGCCCGGCCCGGGTCTTCCGGCTGACCGACGCCGGCCGCTCCCAGCTCGACCAGCAGTACGACGACCTCGCAGCCCAGGCGCTGCGGTTCCTGGCCGAGACGCAGGGCCAGGACGCGGTCGTGGAATTCGCGAGGCGTCGCGTGGCGTTCATCGAGCGTGACTACGCCCGCGTCGTCGAGGAGGACCCCTCCCTGAGCCCCGCCGAGGCCCTCGCGACCGTGCTGACCCGCGGCGGCTACGCCGCGGCGGTGCGGCAGCTGCCGATCGGCGACCAGCTGTGCCAGCAGCACTGCCCGGTCAGCCACGTCGCCGCGGAGTTCCCGCAGCTGTGCGAGGCGGAGACCGAGGCCATCTCGGCGGTCCTGGGCCGCCACGTGCAGCGCCTCGCGACCATCGCGCACGGCGACGGCGTGTGCACCACCTGCATCCCCAGCACCCCCAGCACGAGCAGCACGACCCCCGGCACGACCCCCGGCACGACCCACAGCACGACCCCCAGCCACCCCCTGCAGCAGCCCGACCACACGGATGGAGCGTCCTGATGACGACGATCGACGAGCTCAACCCCGGACTCGAGGGCATCGGCCGCTACGAGTTCGGCTGGGCCGACCGCGACGACGCCGGCGCCGCCGCCACGCGCGGCCTCAACGAGGACGTCGTCCGCGACATCTCGTCGAAGAAGTCCGAGCCGCAGTGGATGCTCGACCTGCGGCTCAAGGGCCTCAAGCTCTTCGACCGCAAGCCCATGCCGACCTGGGGCTCCGACCTCGACGGCATCGACTTCGACAACATCAAGTACTTCGTCCGCTCCAGCGAGAAGCAGGCGACCACCTGGGACGAGCTGCCGGAGGACATCAAGAACACCTACGACAAGCTCGGCATCCCGGAGGCGGAGAAGCAGCGCCTCGTCGCCGGCGTCGCCGCGCAGTACGAGTCCGAGGTCGTCTACCACTCGATCCGCGAGGACCTCGAGGAGCAGGGCGTGCTCTTCCTCGACACCGACACCGCGCTGAAGGAGCACCCCGAGCTCTTCCGCGAGTACTTCGGCACCGTCATCCCGGTCGGCGACAACAAGTTCGCCGCGCTCAACACCGCGGTGTGGTCGGGCGGCTCGTTCATCTACGTGCCGAAGGGCGTGCACGTCGACATCCCGCTGCAGGCCTACTTCCGCATCAACACCGAGAACATGGGCCAGTTCGAGCGGACGCTGATCATCGCCGACGAGGACTCCTACGTGCACTACGTCGAGGGCTGCACGGCGCCGATCTACTCCTCGGACTCCCTGCACTCCGCGGTCGTCGAGATCGTCGTGAAGAAGGGCGCCCGCGTGCGCTACACGACCATCCAGAACTGGTCGAACAACGTCTACAACCTCGTCACCAAGCGTGCGACCTGCGAGGCCGGCGCGACCATGGAGTGGGTCGACGGCAACATCGGCTCGAAGGTGACGATGAAGTACCCCGCCGTCTACCTCATGGGCGAGCACGCCAAGGGCGAGACGCTCTCCATCGCCTTCGCCGGCGAGGGCCAGCACCAGGACGCCGGCGCCAAGATGGTCCACGCGGCCCCGCACACCTCGAGCTCGATCCTGAGCAAGTCGGTGGCGCGCGGCGGCGGGCGCACGTCGTACCGCGGGCTGGTGCAGGTCAACGAGGGTGCCTACGGCTCGAGGTCCAACGTGCTGTGCGACGCGCTGCTCGTCGACCAGGTCAGCCGCAGCGACACCTACCCCTACGTCGACATCCGCGAGGACGACGTGTCCATGGGCCACGAGGCGAGCGTCTCGAAGGTCTCCGACGACCAGCTCTTCTACCTCATGTCGCGCGGCATGGAGGAGGACGAGGCGATGGCGATGATCGTGCGCGGCTTCGTCGAGCCGATCGCCAAGGAGCTGCCGATGGAGTACGCCCTCGAGCTCAACCGCCTCATCGAGCTGCAGATGGAGGGCGCGGTCGGCTGACGCCGGCCCGCCCCACGCCTCGCCGGCACCGCGCCGGCACCCGCGCCAGCTCCCCCTCCCGCACCCCACCAGGAGACAAGCACCTGTGACCGTCACCGAGACCGCCCGCGACAGCGTGGCCTCCGCGCTCGAGCAGGAGCGGGTCGTGTCCCACCTCAACCCGCCGCCGTCCTACGACCTCGCCGACCACCCGGTCCCGACGGGGCGCGAGGAGGTGTGGCGCTTCACCCCGCTGAAGCGCCTGCGCGGCCTGCTCGACGGCGAGCCCTCGGAGGCGAGCCTCGCGCTCGAGCAGGAGCTGCCCGCCGGCGTCGAGCTGCGCACGATCAGCGCCGCGGAGGCCCGCGAGCTGGAGCTGCCGCCCAACGAGCGGCCGGCAGCGCTGGCCGCCGAGCTCGCCGACGGCGCCCTGCTGCTCGACGTGCCGGCCGAGGCCGAGCTCGACGCGCCGGTGGTGCTCCGCTTCCGCGGCGGGTCGGTCGACGACCTCGTGCACGCCCGCCTGGTGCTGCGCTTCGGCGCCCACAGCCGCGCCACCGTCGTGGTCTCGCACACCGGTTCCGCGCGCTACAACGCCATCACCTCGGTGCTGGTCGGCGACGGTGCCGAGGTCGACGTCGTCTCCCTGCAGGACTGGGACGACGACGCCGTGCACCTCGGTCGCGACGCCGTGCGGGTCGGTCGCGACGCCAAGGTCAAGCACACCTCCGTGAGCTTCGGTGGCGACGTCGTGCGCATGCACGCCAACGTCGAGTACGCCGGTCCCGGCGGCGAGGCGGAGCTGCTCGGCCTCTACTTCGCCGACGCGGGCCAGCACCTCGAGCACCGGCTCTTCGCCGACCACAACGCGCCCCGCACCAAGAGCAACGTCGTCTACAAGGGCGCGCTGCAGGGCGAGGGTGCGCGCACCGTGTGGATCGGCAACGTGCTGATCCGCAAGGTCGCCGAGGGCATCGAGACCTACGAGGAGAACCGCAACCTCGTGCTCACCGACGGCTGCCAGGCCGACTCGGTGCCCAACCTGGAGATCGAGACCGGAGAGATCGAGGGGGCCGGGCACGCCTCGGCGACGGCCCGCTTCGACGACGAGCAGCTGTTCTACCTCCGCTCGCGCGGCGTCTCGGACGAGGAGGCGCGCCGCCTGGTGCTGCACGGCTTCTTCCAGGACCTCATCCGCAAGGTGGGCGTGCCCACCCTCGAGGAGCAGCTCACCGCCACCGTCGAGGCCGAGCTGGCCCGCAACGTCTCGGGTGGGGTGCGCTGATGGGCTTCGAGCGCGTCTGCACGACCGGCGAGGTGCCCGAGGACGAGGCGCTCGCCGTGCAGGTCGGCGCCCTCACGCTGGCCGTGGCTCGCGAGGGTGACGAGTTCTTCGCGGTCCAGGACCTGTGCACCCACGCGGCCGTCGCGCTGTCCGAGGGCGAGGTGTCCGAGTGCCAGATCGAGTGCTGGCTGCACGGCTCCCGCTTCGACCTGCGCACCGGCAAGCCCACCGGCCTCCCGGCCACCGAGCCCGTGGCGGTCTTCCCGGTCGAGGTGCGCGGCGACGAGGTCTTCGTCGACGTCGACACCACGACCAACGGCGTCCGCCCCTCCTGACCTCCCGACCTCTCCACGAAGGACACCTGCGATGAGCACCCTCGAGATCACCGACCTCCACGTCTCCGTCGACACCGAGGACGGCCCCAAGGCCATCCTGAAGGGCGTCACGCTGACCATCGGCGACGGCGAGACCCACGCGATCATGGGCCCCAACGGCTCCGGCAAGTCCACCCTGGCCTACTCCATCGCCGGCCACCCGAAGTACACGATCACCGGCGGCAGCGTCACCCTCGACGGCGAGGACGTGCTCGCGATGTCGGTCGACGAGCGCGCCCGCGCCGGCCTCTTCCTCGCCATGCAGTACCCCGTCGAGGTGCCCGGCGTCTCGGTCGCGAACTTCCTGCGCACCGCCAAGACCGCCATCGACGGCGAGGCCCCCAAGCTCCGCACCTGGGTCAAGGACGTCAACGGTGCCCTCGAGCGCCTCAACCTCGACGCCTCCTTCTCGGGCCGCTCGGTCAACGAGGGCTTCTCCGGTGGTGAGAAGAAGCGCCACGAGATCGCCCAGCTCGAGCTGCTCGACCCGAAGGTCGCGATCCTCGACGAGACCGACTCCGGCCTCGACATCGACGCCCTCAAGGTCGTCTCGGAGGGCGTCAACCGCTTCCGCGAGCAGGAGGGCAAGGGTGTCCTGCTGATCACGCACTACACCCGCATCCTGCGCTACATCACCCCCGACCACGTGCACGTCTTCGTCGACGGCAAGGTCGCGGAGTCCGGCGGCCCCGAGCTCGCCGAGGAGCTCGAGGCCAACGGGTACGACCGCTTCCTCAAGGCCAACGCCTCCGCCTGACCGACCGCGCACCCGCACCACCCGGCGTACGCCGGACCGACCGCCCCGCCGACCGAAGGAGATCCCGTGGAGGGCCTGCTCCCTGAGCTCGAGGTGATCCGCAAGGACTTCCCGATCCTCGAGCGCACGCTCGCGGGCGGGAGGCCGCTGGTCTACCTCGACAGCGCCAACACCTCGCAGAAGCCGCAGTGCGTGATCGACGCGATGGTCGACCACCTCGAGCGCCACAACGCCAACGTCGCCCGCGCCATGCACCAGCTGGGCGCGGAGGCCTCCGAGGCGTTCGAGGCCTCGCGCGACAAGGTCGCGGCGTTCATCGGGGCGCCGTCGCGCGACGAGGTGGTCTTCACCAAGAACGCCTCCGAGGCCCTCAACCTGGTGGCGAACTGCCTGGCGTGGGCCCGCGGCGAGCTGCAGCTCGGCGAGGGCGACGAGGTGGTGACCACGGTGATGGAGCACCACTCCAACATCGTGCCGTGGCAGCTGCTGACGCAGCGCACGGGCGCGTCGCTGCGGTGGTTCGACCTCACGCCCGAGGGCGAGCTCGACCTGTCGCAGGTCGACGAGCTCATCACCGAGCGCACCAAGGTGCTCACCTTCACCTGGGTCTCCAACATGCTCGGCACGGTCAACCCGGTCGCCGAGCTGACCCGCCGCGCCCACGAGGTCGGCGCGATCGTCGTCGTCGACGCCTCGCAGGCGGCGCCGCAGCTGCCGATCGACCTGGCCGCGATGGCGCCCGAGGAGCGGCCCGACGCGCTGGTCTTCACCGGGCACAAGGTCGTCGGCCCGACCGGCATCGGCGTGCTGTGGGGGAGCCGGGCGCTGCTCGAGGCGCTGCCGCCCTTCCTCGGCGGCGGCGAGATGATCGAGACCGTGCGCATGGAGGGCTCGACCTACGCCGGCATCCCGCACAAGTTCGAGGCCGGCACCCCGCCGATCACCGAGGCCGTGGGCCTCGGTGCCGCCGTCGACTACCTCGCTGCGATCGGCATGGAGGCCGTGCACCGCCACGAGCAGACGATCACCGCCTACGCGCTCGAGGGCCTGGCCACCGTGCCGGGGCTCCGGGTCGTCGGCCCGCTCGACGCGACGCGGCGCGGTGGGGCCGTCTCCTTCGAGCTCGAGGGGGTGCACCCCCACGACGTGGCGCAGGTGCTCGACTCGCGCGGCGTGGCCGTGCGGGCGGGCCACCACTGCGCGAAGCCGGCCCACCGGTTCTTCGGCGTGCAGTCGACGACGCGGGCCTCGTCCTACCTCTACACGACCCCGGCCGAGGTCGACGCGCTGGTCGAGGCGCTCGAGCACACCCGGTCCTACTTCGCGAGGAGCTGAGCGGTGGACCTCGACTCGCTCTACCAGGAGATCATCCTGGACCACTACAAGAACCCCCACCACGCGGGCCTGCGCGACCCCTTCGAGGCCGAGGTGCACCACGTCAACCCGACCTGCGGCGACGAGGTGACCCTGCGGGTCCACCTGGAGGGCGAGCCGGGCGCCGAGGTCGTGGCCGACGTGTCCTACGACGCGGAGGGCTGCTCGATCTCGCAGGCGTCGGCCTCGGTCATGACCGACCTGGTCATCGGCAAGCCGG
Proteins encoded:
- a CDS encoding ABC transporter permease, encoding MSTVEPATTGGAAPAGAPAAGTFAPRPFAAAYHRQVRAQAAMETRLLVRNGEQVLLAVVIPVLALVGGVLGARRLGVEFAHPTVDVLAPGVLALAVMSTSFTSLAIATGFERRYGLLKRLGASPLPRTGLLLGKVGALLLVQALQVVVISAVALALGWDPAWRGAPAALLAALLGTAAFAGLALALAGALRAEATLAAANLVYLLLMAGGAVVLPRTSYGAAGDVLQLLPSAALGDAMRTALIDGGVAVVPLLVLLGWTVLGTALAAKLFTWE
- a CDS encoding ABC transporter ATP-binding protein, which codes for MPPTPEPVLAAPRADADGSPGSPGYAAGAAVVVQDLRMRYGATVAADGLSLVVPRGSVTAVLGPNGAGKTTTLETCEGFRSPQGGTVRVLGLDPVRQRRELLPRIGVMLQSGGAWSGARAEEMLRHVAAMHAHPLPVGMLVERLGLAECGRTPYRRLSGGQQQRLSLAMAVVGRPELLFVDEPTVGMDPAIRRTTWGLLREMQRDGVTIVLTTHYMDEAEQLADLVHVLDRGRVIASGSPAELTRGTGSATIRLVVVQPFPPDAPESLRTALGGDVEVTPLTTHSLLVTGTADASTLATVSAWCERHGVVPESLTLGRRTLEDVFLQLTGRGLTGEAVPA
- a CDS encoding helix-turn-helix domain-containing protein; the encoded protein is MEIAGSALDTSSADAPTRARVLRSIVEHGPSTAAQLGDRLDLTPAAVRRHLDHLVEEGVLDAGQQRVYGTRGRGRPARVFRLTDAGRSQLDQQYDDLAAQALRFLAETQGQDAVVEFARRRVAFIERDYARVVEEDPSLSPAEALATVLTRGGYAAAVRQLPIGDQLCQQHCPVSHVAAEFPQLCEAETEAISAVLGRHVQRLATIAHGDGVCTTCIPSTPSTSSTTPGTTPGTTHSTTPSHPLQQPDHTDGAS
- the sufB gene encoding Fe-S cluster assembly protein SufB, which encodes MTTIDELNPGLEGIGRYEFGWADRDDAGAAATRGLNEDVVRDISSKKSEPQWMLDLRLKGLKLFDRKPMPTWGSDLDGIDFDNIKYFVRSSEKQATTWDELPEDIKNTYDKLGIPEAEKQRLVAGVAAQYESEVVYHSIREDLEEQGVLFLDTDTALKEHPELFREYFGTVIPVGDNKFAALNTAVWSGGSFIYVPKGVHVDIPLQAYFRINTENMGQFERTLIIADEDSYVHYVEGCTAPIYSSDSLHSAVVEIVVKKGARVRYTTIQNWSNNVYNLVTKRATCEAGATMEWVDGNIGSKVTMKYPAVYLMGEHAKGETLSIAFAGEGQHQDAGAKMVHAAPHTSSSILSKSVARGGGRTSYRGLVQVNEGAYGSRSNVLCDALLVDQVSRSDTYPYVDIREDDVSMGHEASVSKVSDDQLFYLMSRGMEEDEAMAMIVRGFVEPIAKELPMEYALELNRLIELQMEGAVG
- the sufD gene encoding Fe-S cluster assembly protein SufD, which codes for MTVTETARDSVASALEQERVVSHLNPPPSYDLADHPVPTGREEVWRFTPLKRLRGLLDGEPSEASLALEQELPAGVELRTISAAEARELELPPNERPAALAAELADGALLLDVPAEAELDAPVVLRFRGGSVDDLVHARLVLRFGAHSRATVVVSHTGSARYNAITSVLVGDGAEVDVVSLQDWDDDAVHLGRDAVRVGRDAKVKHTSVSFGGDVVRMHANVEYAGPGGEAELLGLYFADAGQHLEHRLFADHNAPRTKSNVVYKGALQGEGARTVWIGNVLIRKVAEGIETYEENRNLVLTDGCQADSVPNLEIETGEIEGAGHASATARFDDEQLFYLRSRGVSDEEARRLVLHGFFQDLIRKVGVPTLEEQLTATVEAELARNVSGGVR
- a CDS encoding non-heme iron oxygenase ferredoxin subunit, which translates into the protein MGFERVCTTGEVPEDEALAVQVGALTLAVAREGDEFFAVQDLCTHAAVALSEGEVSECQIECWLHGSRFDLRTGKPTGLPATEPVAVFPVEVRGDEVFVDVDTTTNGVRPS